A genomic window from Nocardioides jiangxiensis includes:
- a CDS encoding DNA-3-methyladenine glycosylase I codes for MTDLVLPDLVLGDDGELRCAWAGSGEMRAYHDTEWGRFPETGSSADVVLFERLTLEAFQSGLSWAIILRKREGFRRAFAGFDPYRVATFGEPEREALLADTGIVRNRAKIDATIANARALLAFRDSEGPGEFARFVASFAPPPRPAPTSYAEVPGQTPESLALSKALKKRGFTFVGPTTMYALMQALGMVNDHLEGCVAREPRESVA; via the coding sequence ATGACGGACCTGGTGCTGCCCGACCTCGTTCTGGGTGACGACGGCGAGCTTCGCTGCGCGTGGGCAGGCTCCGGCGAGATGCGGGCCTACCACGACACCGAGTGGGGACGCTTCCCGGAGACCGGGTCCAGCGCGGACGTGGTGCTCTTCGAACGGCTGACCCTCGAGGCGTTCCAGTCCGGCCTGAGCTGGGCGATCATCCTGCGCAAGCGGGAGGGGTTCCGCCGGGCGTTCGCGGGCTTCGACCCGTACCGGGTCGCGACCTTCGGCGAGCCCGAGCGCGAGGCGCTGCTCGCCGACACCGGCATCGTGCGCAACCGCGCGAAGATCGACGCCACGATCGCCAACGCCCGGGCCCTGCTCGCCTTCCGCGACAGCGAGGGGCCGGGCGAGTTCGCGCGGTTCGTCGCCTCCTTCGCGCCCCCGCCCCGCCCCGCGCCCACCTCGTACGCCGAGGTGCCCGGCCAGACGCCGGAGTCGCTCGCGCTGAGCAAGGCGCTCAAGAAGCGAGGGTTCACCTTCGTCGGCCCGACCACGATGTACGCCCTCATGCAGGCGCTCGGGATGGTCAACGACCACCTGGAGGGCTGTGTGGCGAGGGAGCCCCGGGAGTCAGTCGCGTGA
- a CDS encoding CidA/LrgA family protein has protein sequence MINGLLWLLGFQLVGEVVVRSLHLAVPGPVVGMVLLFAVLQWRRPPAGANLFRAADGLLKHLQLLFIPAGVGVITLLHVVGDHPVPIVGALVVSWIAVLLVVGWLTQLLLGRDAGAARR, from the coding sequence GTGATCAACGGACTGCTCTGGCTGCTCGGCTTCCAGCTCGTCGGGGAGGTCGTCGTGCGCAGCCTCCACCTGGCCGTCCCCGGTCCGGTCGTCGGCATGGTGCTGCTCTTCGCCGTGCTGCAGTGGCGGCGCCCTCCTGCCGGCGCCAACCTCTTCCGCGCGGCCGACGGGCTGCTCAAGCACCTCCAGCTCCTCTTCATCCCCGCGGGCGTCGGCGTCATCACGCTGCTGCACGTGGTGGGCGACCACCCGGTGCCGATCGTGGGTGCCCTGGTCGTCTCGTGGATCGCCGTGCTGCTGGTGGTGGGCTGGCTGACCCAGCTGCTGCTCGGTCGTGACGCCGGGGCGGCACGCCGATGA
- a CDS encoding LrgB family protein produces the protein MNDALDWLRTSPLLGLFLTLFGYRLGLELQQRVPVAWKAVAQPVLVALVVIGTSLWALDISYDDYLVGGSIIGFFLGPATVALAVPLHRQAHHLGRMFVPMVVALPVGAVIGIATGVLAVRLLGGDHVLELTMAPKSATTPVSLAISTSIGGLPALTAVLAIVTGIISAVAAPALLDLARIRDRRARGLAIGASSHGIGTSRALREHPTEGAFSGLAMGLTALLVSLLTPIVLILL, from the coding sequence ATGAACGACGCGCTCGACTGGCTGCGCACCTCGCCGCTGCTCGGCCTCTTCCTGACCCTGTTCGGCTACCGCCTCGGCCTGGAGTTGCAGCAGCGCGTACCTGTGGCCTGGAAGGCCGTTGCGCAGCCGGTCCTCGTGGCGCTCGTCGTCATCGGGACCTCCCTGTGGGCCCTCGACATCTCCTACGACGACTACCTCGTCGGCGGGAGCATCATCGGCTTCTTCCTCGGCCCGGCGACCGTGGCCCTGGCCGTGCCGCTGCACCGCCAGGCCCACCACCTCGGTCGCATGTTCGTGCCGATGGTCGTCGCGCTGCCGGTCGGTGCCGTCATCGGCATCGCGACCGGCGTCCTCGCGGTGCGGCTGCTCGGTGGGGACCACGTCCTGGAGCTGACGATGGCACCCAAGTCGGCGACCACCCCGGTCAGCCTGGCGATCTCGACGTCGATCGGCGGGCTCCCCGCCCTCACGGCGGTGCTCGCGATCGTCACCGGCATCATCAGTGCGGTTGCCGCTCCGGCGCTCCTCGACCTGGCCCGGATCCGCGACCGGCGCGCGCGTGGCCTGGCGATCGGTGCGAGCAGCCACGGCATCGGCACCTCACGGGCGCTGCGGGAGCACCCGACCGAGGGAGCCTTCTCCGGCCTCGCGATGGGCCTCACGGCACTGCTGGTCAGCCTCCTCACCCCGATCGTCCTGATCCTGCTGTGA